The nucleotide sequence TATAGTGAACATGAAGGGTGATACGTTTGGTGTAAGGGAGAGGTACTCACATGATCACCGTAGTTCCTGCCGGAAATGAGACCAGCTCCTCCCATCAGGCCGCAGAGGACGTTGGACACAATGGTGCCGTACAGATTGGTCATGTTCATGACATCGAACTGGTGCGGGTTGGACACAGACTGCATGCAGGTGTTGTCGATAATCATGTTGTTGTGCTCCAGCTCAGGATAGTCCTTGTGCACACGATTGGCTACCTCCAGGAAGAGACCATCGGAAAGCTTCATGATGTTGGCCTTGTGGATGGTGGTCACCTTCTTGCGATTGTTTTGGCGGGCATACTCGAAGGCATAACGAGCCACACGTTCCGCGTTGTCGACGGTCACCACCTTCATGCTCTCCACAATTCCGGGCACAGACTCGTGCTCCAACATGGCGTACTCGCCATCGGTGTTCTGGCGGATGAGCACCACGTCGATGTCGTGATGGCGGGCCGGGATGCCGGGATACGACTTGCAGTGCACCACATTCACGTACAGATCCAGCTCATTGCGGATGGCCACGTTGCGCGAGACTTCGGACAAGGTCTGCGACTTGGTCTCAATGTTGCCCTTGAGCGCCACTCCGTTCCTCTTGATCGAGGTGATGGCGTAGTCCAGATCGTCGTTGCCCTCGGTGGAGGGGTCGATGTCGATCACCTCGAAATCAATGGGGGCACCGCAGTACCGGAAGATCTCGCGCACATAGCCCATCAGCTCCGGACCGATGCCGCCGCCGGGCAGCATGGTGACTGCATGACGACCTCCGTACTGTGCCGAGGGGATGTCGGTGCCCTGTCCACGAAGATATATAAGGATGCTATAACCTCACTTGGGGGGCAGTAGTTCCAGTGGCCAGACTCACCGTGACTTTCTTCTGCAGCGCCGATTTGGTGTGGGCCACATCCTCGGACTTCTCCTTGGTTACCAGCAGCGGGTAGCCCTGCAATGGGAATAGTTAAAGACAATCTGTAGAATCTGCCCGCCGCGTAATTTCTTATGTAATTTCTATTTGTTGGCCAATTTCCCGGCCGAGAAAACGTACGCGGGTGAGGAACGGCGTCTGCGTCTGCAGCAGTCTCTGGGACAAGCGAAGGGCCATGATTCGATCCTGGGTTTATTTGTTTCTAATGCTGCTGCCGAGCTTTTAATATCGGTTAAATCACGGCCAATTTTATTCCACTTGGCCAAATAGGTGCTGCTGttcctcttcttcttcccaaGAACGACGGCTATCTAGGGTTGTCAAGTACACATAAAAGGTATTAAGTTATttaaaccatttaaaaaatttaatatttatataaaaatgtataaaaattttatattttttaaagaaaaatatgttataatatatattttttctagGGTTAAAATATGGCTGAAGTTTGAACACCTTGACAACTCCACAGCAATCAGCTGTGGTGCACAGCGTTGCCGGACCATTAAAAACCAGCTGACTGTTACGTTAACAAccacattttatatttttgtttattaaattagtttaaaCAAATACTCTTGCGGCATGACATAAACTGGGTGTCTAAACCAAACTACTAGGACATGGCAGCGGAGCTAGGTCTGGATTCGGCCGCAGGGTCATTGGAAATCGGCATGCAGGAGCCGGTTAACAAATTGAAATTTCTACATGCCCTTGTGGTGAGTACCTACAATATTTACATGAGAATCAAGATCTTAAACTTGGGTCTTACAGGCTGGAGGCGTGGCTGGCATGGTAGTGGACATTGCCCTCTTTCCCATAGACACAGTCAAGACCCGCCTGCAGAGCGAGCTGGGCTTTTGGCGGGCAGGAGGCTTTAGGGGCATCTACAAAGGACTGGCTCCTGCGGCTGCAGGAAGTGCTCCCACGGCGGCCCTGTTCTTCTGCACCTACGAGTGCGGGAAGCAGTTCCTCAGCTCACTTACCCAAACCAAAGATTCGCCCTATGTTCACATGGCAGCGGCTTCAGCAGCAGAAGTGGTGGGATTTACCTAGATACTCCTTACTCTGTTTATAGAGCTAACAAATTTCCATATCCCTTAGTTGGCTTGCCTGATCCGCGTTCCCGTGGAGATTGCCAAGCAGCGCTCCCAAACATTGCTGGGCAACAAACAGTCTGGCCTCCAAATCCTGCTAAGGGCCTATCGCACCGAGGGTTTGCAACGCGGTCTCTATCGGGGATTCGGTTCCACCATTATGCGGGAGATCCCCTTCAGTCTGATCCAGTTTCCCCTTTGGGAGTACTTTAAGCTGCAATGGACTCCCCTAACCGGCTACGAATCCACTCCCCTGTCGGTGGCCCTTTGTGGAGCCGTCGCTGGTGGCATTTCCGCGGGTTTAACCACACCACTCGATGTGGTCAAGACCCGAATCATGCTGGCCGAAAGGGAGAGTCTTAACCGACGTCGCAGTGCCCGGAGCATTTTGCATGGCATTTATCTGGAGAGAGGCTTTGGCGGGTAAATATTTACCTTATAAACTTGGCTAGCAATAGGTTAATAGTTAtgtttacatttatttatgtatgtttATGTGTTTTTTCAGTCTGTTTGCTGGCTTCGTGCCGCGAGTGATGTGGATCACGCTGGGCGGTGCATTCTTCTTTGGTTTCTACGACCTGACAACGCGAATACTGGGGGCAACCAGTACGGATCATTAAAATTAGGGCTATTTTCGTTGTACTTGTAGTAGAGGCACGTAGTTTGCAGTAGTAACTTAGTCGAGGACAACCACCGTTTGGATACAACGTGGACAATAAAGTGTTTGGAAGTAATTTAAGATTGTCTAGGCAATGGAAGCGTTACTTGGTTCCTGTGAATAAGATAAGCTATAGGAGGAATAGGTCATTATATAGGCTTCACTTACATCCTGAATGTGCAGGCGTCCGGAGAGCAGGCTGGCTGTAATCTGGTGATCCCCCAGTTCATCTCCGCAGGCCATGGGCACATCGGAATCCTCCTCATCCACGTTGATGTAGCCACTTCGCGGGGCCTTCCTGCGTCTTAGACAATCCAAGGAAACCCGGCAGCGACTACGAGACATGACGTACACCTTTGGAGACCCAAATgcataaattaaacaaatgtaAATTCACTTGAGCAAACAGACTGCGATAAGGAATGTAACGCACCAAGGCTGCCAGAACAAAAATGCCAACGAGCACCGCAAAGGGCAGCCAAATGTACTGGGCATCGTCGGGATGCAGGATATCCGTTTCAGTACTTTTCACGGTCGTCTCCGGCTCAAAATGTTGCTCCATTTTCGGGGGATTTACAAAAAAATCACAACAACAGCGGAGCAAAaaagttcttaaaaatttaagcGCTCCCTGGCGTTGCCAGCCTGTCACCGAACAGGTGGCAACTCTGCGGCAGCTATGTTTAGTTTTTCTTTGCATTTAGTGTTTTGAGCGGGGATTTTCAATTCCTAACCGGATAGTACTAGTAATTTAAGGAAAATAACGCCATCTTATAATGATCAACATTCCACAGATGGATCCGCAAAAGATAAAAGTGGGAAAAACGCTTACCTTCACCATACGAAAGAGAGCGACCGAAGTTCGGGGTCATCTTGTGTCCCAAGAAGTGTCATTTTCAGGAGGTGCTTCGTTTTTGGAGCTCATCAACTGCTGCCGACTATGTCTGGAGGAGCCCCATCCCAACCAGATGCTAGACATGTCCAGCATCTATGACCAGGAGGCGGAACTCAGTTACTACGACTGCTACGAGATTTGCACCAAGGAAGATCTCCGCCAGACTCCCAGCCATGAGCCCAGAACCTTGTGCAAACGATGTGCCGTGGAACTGCATTGGGCCTACGATTTCCACAAGAAAGTGTCCATTGCCAACCAGCAGCTGAGGGAGATCTTTGAATCCACAAAAAGTTGCGAGCAGGAGGTACCAGAGGAAGAGGATGAGGAGGATATGAGCAAGGAGTTCCCTCTGGAGGAGATTGAAGAGAAGCAGGGTGACCAGGATGACCCTGAATCTTCCAATGCCCTTGCCACTTTAGAGGGCATCGTACCCCGTCATCGCCACTCAGGCGAATTTACCTGCAAATACTGCCACAAGGTTTTCAAGAACCATTCCCGCATGTCCAAACACCAGTTGATTCACCTGGGCACTCGCCCACACTTTGAGTGCAGCCAGTGCGACAAGGTCTACCTCACCAAACAGGCACTCAAAGTCCACGTGGACTCCAAGCATAGGCAAGCTGGAGTCCGCTGCGACACCTGTGGCAAGGTGTTCGCCATTGCCAAGGCCCTGGAAATTCATAAACGCTTTCACAACAAAGATTTTCCTTATGCCTGTGATCTCTGCGATCGTCGATTCGCCCAGCGTTCCCATCTAACTGTCCACCAGCAGGTGAAGCACACGGGATCTCGCTTTATTTGCGAGTTTCCCGACTGCCAGAAGTCCTTCACGTCGTCTTCATCGCTTAGGAATCACGAGTGCACCCATACGGCCATGCCATTTGAGTGCTCCCACTGCCAGCAGAGCTTTCCAGCACGTAACAAGTTAGTATCCCTcctgaaatcataataaaaTGTGCAATTAATAATATCTAATTCTATTTCAGATTGAAAGCGCACCTTGAACGTAAGCATAATATGGTAGTGGAATTGGAGGACCTGGAGGAGATGCGCAAATTTCACATGGTGCGCTCCAAGTTGGTAATGGCGAAAGTTTATACAGGTCATGAGCAATTAGACAACAGTGGCAAAAAGAAAACCGATGGAGCTTCTAATTAAAAAGAATTTGAAGCATCTAGCCAAGTATGCTTGATATCTCCCTAGTTTCTGTTCACACATGTCTAATGGAATCGATTATCTATTTTTAGTCCCATTATGAAATCTCCAAGATTGCCTTACAAATATCACATTCAATTTATTTCACACTTTCCTTTGGTTATCTTACACAAATAGGGATAGATTTTCACATACACATATAAATAGATATTCGATATCATAGACAAAATAAATGCTGCTAAATCTGATGGTATACAAGTTCGATCTCCGCCACAATAATCCTTCAGTTTGACAGCGTAAGGGCTAAAGGCATGGCTTTGGCCAGTGCTGTGGAGTCATCCGGATGTTGAGAGGATCCCGTAGCCGTGCCCGTCGTGGTGGTGGCCACATTTCCATTTCCCGCCTCCGCTCGCTTTCTAGAGGTTATCTTTTTCCAACCCCGCAAGAAGATTTGATTTCGATACTTTGGCGTGGTGAAGGTGTACAAAAGTGGATTAACCGCCGAGTTCAGTGGTAAGACGAAGACCACCAGCCAGGCGTATATGTCATCGGAAATGTTGTAGTTGAAGAAGACCCAGATCTTCATAACGATGATGGGCACCCAACACAGGAAGTCAGTCAGCACGATGAAGAAGAACCTCACTGCAAATTCGCAATCCAAGAGAGTCAGCGGAGTGGCACTCCGCGTGCGCCAAATCGAGATTAGGAGGGCCGTGTAGAGCATCGcaatcatgaccagcagcaggAGGTTGACGCCCAGGAACACAAACGCCGAGTAGAGCCAGCCCATGGGAAAGGCCTCGTGGATGTGTAGTGGGAAACCTGTAATAATAAATTTCATTACTTATCTAGATTCATTTTCTCATGGAAATTTGTATACAGGTGCCGGAATAGGATCCGTAGTATGGCAGGGTGCTCGTCCGCCACAGAAGTACTGGTACTACAGCTAAGCCCACGCCCGTAATCCAAATGCAGATCAGCGAGAGCCACATCACTCGACTTCCGATGCTGCGATGACCACGGAAGGGATCAGCGATCAGCAGAAAACGCTCCAGCGACATGAAGGCCAGGATTAGCATCGATACCTCCGAAGAGCTTACGGCCAGGGTTCCAATCACTGTGCACTGCCATGAGCTTATCCAATCCAGCACAACCCTAGAAGATTATAGGATATTAACTCACTGTACAGTATATCTAAAGAATCGGATAAAACTTACTTGTAATATTCGTTCCGGTAGCGGTAGTCCTGCACTCCAATAGTGACTAAATAGAACCCCATCAGCATATCAGCCAAGGCCAGATTTCGGATCACCATCGTCACAGCCACATTCTCATCCCGGTAGATAAAGCGTCCCCAAAGGACCAAAACATTTCCGGCTATCGTAAGGGTGGCCATCACCCAAGCGGAGTAGCGCAGTACGGGTTTGCTCAGCAGATCCTGAAAGGAGCTGACTCCATCAGTGGACGGCTTGCACATCCTCACCCGCGGCGTCATGGAGCAGTAAAAGAACCGATCGTAGATGATGTATTTGAGATTCCGCATCGCATTGATGGCCGTAAAGTCGATGTGATCATAACGAATGCCCGTGAGATTGAGGAACGATATGTTCAGAGGCTCCATTAAACTGCGACTGATGTGGATAGGCATTTGGGCCAGAGAACTGGTGAGTGTTCCAAATAATCATACAAATAAAACCATATTTTTAAGGCACTTACAACTCTTACAaagtgaaaaataaaattttttattaacgaAAAAAATAggttttttgatttttttaagaactaactcattgtaaatttaaaaaccccaacaaaatatatttttccgAGTATACTCACAGTGCCTCCAGTCGAGTGTTGTGCAGAAATGTTTCGCCAGATAACTCCTTAATGGGATTACCGACAAGGCGGCTGTAAAACGAAATGCACGTCTAAGAATTATTCGTAGATATAAGGTTACCCATACGCCGCGTGTGCCGCGCATAATGGCCCCGCGCTTTCAACTGATAAAGCCAGCACACATTGTCGCCTTTAAAAGttcttaaaaaacaattttctcCTTGGTGCGACTTTAAGCCAAAGCCACAACAAGTTGGCCGGGGCTTTTGAAAGTCACATAATAAAATCCCGCTGGGCAGCATAATAACAAAAATTCTTATTTAATAGCTGGCTGAGTATAAATCAGAGCGCAAACATTGTCTATCAATGTGTGGAATAGATGCAACTGGCCGGAGCTTAATGTGCTGGCAGGAAAGGGCGCATCATTCATGGCAGACAGGATGTGGCACAGTGGTTTCAAAACCACTCCAAAATGTTATTATATATGTGCAACTGATTTTGAAAGTCAATGCACCAAGAAAAAAGAGATTTCAGGTTTAAGTCCCAGTTTTATATTACATTATAAAGATTTGAATCCGGAAAAAATATGTCTACCTATATCTATCTATGAAGTGTGTTGTTAGAGGGCTTTTAactttaaattgaattttaaattcataaaaaatatatatttaagggTAGTCCTTTAATTTGTTGTTCAAAGGCTTTTAAGTTCTTTAGGAACATACTACCTCTGCAAGTTCTATTCTGAAACCCAAattactatttatttatagtaAATTTAACtataaattttgttttgtttaaatttatttactaTCTTTAACCTTAGCAAGGAACTACCAATTTATTGACCTATTTTGGCGACACTTTTCCTCCGTGTGGAGAAAGTTATTCTGCTTTATTATTATGTTTATCGCGTAGGGTGATAATAACTTCAATATTTCCCCTGGCTCGGGACAGGGGAGCTTCGGTTCCACCGTGTCACGTCCATGGGAATTGCAGCATCTGATGTGAGATCTAGGGAACTGAATCTGATGGAGATGGTGCTGTAGATGTGGCTGTGGATACTGACTTTGAGCTCTTCGCCGAAGCTCCATTGCTTGCACTTGTCTGGTCAATCAATGCCCGAGCACCAACTGTTAACAGTTTGTTTTTATGGATTGTCGCCCAAAGACAATGGCCACACCACCCACACCACCCACGCCCACCAGGAGCTACCACAGATTGCTGGTAATTGCTTGCTGGCTATAAAGTTGCAGCGCAATATCTCGTGGTCGAGGCGAGGAAAATCTTAaactaaatatttaacttGGCCACAAATTGAGCCGTTGGAAAAATGGCTACTGCGGCCAACAGATTTTTATTATGtaaatttcaaattaattatTGAAGAACAGGCCTCTCGGATCTGCTGCCATCATGATTTTGCCAGCGGTTCCATGAGCTCCAAAAATCCGCACTTAATAACTTCATAAATATCCGGCCAAACCAGACGAGGACGAAAACACACGAGCACAATTAACATATTTCTTGTGGAGGGCAAGGCAACAAGTTGCAGTCCCTCAGTGGTGGGCCTCCCAATAAGCCCCGGTTAATGCCCATTGTTCATGGACGAGCACATCCTCCAGTGGCCACATACTACACGTGGCTCATTCCGGGGGCGGGTGACAGAAAAGTGGACATCGCAAATGCGTCAGTATCCAAAGGACTGAGTAAACGATGAAGGGCTGGAATGGCGGTCATTGCGCATTTAAGAAAATGACAAATAAATGCCTCTAGTTGTGTTTGTGCGCTACGTGCAAGGAGCGAAAAATCATGGCGGAGAAATATCACAGATTTGGGTGAGTGGATCGAACCGATTGTTAAATACACTTCCTGGGAAGTCCGTGTATCTATAAaacattaacatttttgtggGTCAAGAAAGATTGTTAAAAGGTCTACATTTTTTAAGAAGAATTCTTAATTGTCTAACAGAATTTCCCAATGATCAATGATAACTATCTCTAGAGATCATAAATCTTAAATTTAACATAGCATTGAGCAAATGAATTTATCCCTccaaacaatttaaatttatgtgaTAGGTAACAAACTAGAGCATTAACATGACTTAGATAAATCACACCTTACTTGTTAGAATGTTATTAGATTAACAAATTAAGCAATATTTAAAgaagatattttaaatatttcatgtGATATGTGACAGTTCTGACAGcttattaataattattgtcAGTCCCAACATTCCCTTGATAATTTTTCCCTTTGCCAACTGATTCAAAGTACCCATTTCACTGCGAGTGCACATTAACCAAATGAAGCCATTTGAGCTTCCCTTGCAAATGACACGTTTCAGTTGTGGATTCTTTTGGGGCAATGTGCTCTGCGTAGGTACTGCGGAATTTGTTGCACCGATGCGGAGGCGGGGCTTTATTGACCATAATTAACGTCACGGCCATGTCCAGCGAACAATGCAGAACTTGAAGGTCTTTAAAGCGAATGGAAAGCAtccaaaaaaatccaaaatctCCGTAATGACCTGTCAGTGGCTCAGTGGCTTGACAGCAGGAATCAAATTAGTGCAACGATTTCTGAAATATTTTCGCTTTCGTTTGTTTTATGGCCACGTCGTCTCCACCCCCGAAAACCCCTGGGGGATACGTTACCAAAGACAAAACAAATCAGCAGAAATTGCTGGAGGAAGACAGGATACATGAGCAGCATTTAGATGCGTATCTGATAGATACAAATACACGGACACAGATACGCTGGCCAAAGGAATCTCTGTGCAGTTTATTTTTATCTGAGCACACAAGAAAATAGTGAATTACTAGTAAATATCattaaatacaaaatgaaATCTAAGATAAATTATTAAAGGGTTCTTCATCCTCAGAAAAAACAGTGCAGAATAGTATGCTACATTTTGTGAATATTACAAAATTTACGAAGGTCTAATATACAAATTTTGATagttatttaagaaaaatattttaaaataaataaaacatacTATAAGAAGCCAGAACATTTGTCTTAAAATATAGTATTTCTATGTTTCTGACAAAGTAAGATCTTTTGAAACTTGTTAAGACTTTTGATAGGAATAATTAAAAACTCAATCGATTGCCACTTagatttatattttctttccGTGTGGCCATAAAAGTCTTACACTTGCCATACAAGCTCCATGGAATGCTGAGAAATTCCTAGCACGCCAACAAAGGGCGAATTATTTGCATGGATCTGGGTTCGGAAGTGGGTGGTGTTACCAAGATGGGTGGTTTATGGTAAGATGGCAAGAGGTGTCATCAACAGGCGTAAAGGATTCGCAGATCAAAAGGGGGAGTGGCAACATCTAATGAAGCAATGACGATTGGGGAATACCGCCCGAGTCGATTTCAATAAACTCCTTCATTATTGGCCCACAACTTGGCTCGCAGTTGGTCTCAGTTACTGGCCAAGGCTTTGGCGAAATTGTTTTCacataaaatacaaatttatttgcatttttatttggCCATAATaatgtttgtttatttgttgcTCTGGCTGCGGTGGCCAAAAGTCAAAGTCCCACAAGATACAGAAATGTTTGTATTAAACCCAATCTGGTCAGAAGAAAAAATGGGAGTGTGGTGTGTTCGTTATCATCTCGATATGCTGATGTATGTGTATATGGATGGGTTTGGTAAATTTATTAAGGCCACAGCTTGATGCTAGACGATGGATTCTGAGTTTCCCTGGACATTTATTGAATATGCCATTGATATATGGTTATGAAAGCCACACAGCTTTTggtatattttctttttacaaGCCCTGCTTAAAGACATCATTGGTTTTCCCTATCAAATATTGAGCATACGCCATGTTGTCTGAGGCTCATCAAATTCCTTCCTCAAAGCGCTAAACAATTTGTTTTCCCTTTTACGACTACCGTTTATAGATTCGCCCTCTTATTTTAGAGTTGGCCATAACTTGCATAATAATAAACTATGACTATAAAGGTTAGATTAGTTGGCCCATGGGGGTAAACTTTTTTATAGCGCGGGCGTGGTCAAgttcataaaaaaatatttctaacaTTGCAATTGTAGGGAATTCAAGCATCCCCCAGAAATTTCTTTCCCTTGTTATTATTTATCTGTCTGTGGGCGCAAAACTTTTCGACTTTAGGTTTTCATAAACAGAGAGATTCCCATTTCGTATACGTAATTGCGCATTAATGAACTGAAATTAATATCATAGAATATGATTTTGAATCACAAAGCGAATGTCCAGAGAGGGGGCGGGATTTTTGGGGTTTGGCCGTTTGAAATCCTTTGCCAAATTAGGATTTACTTTGGGGACATTCCTGCGGCTTTGTGCGCAGTCCTGATTCTTTGACCAGAACTCGAGTTCATTTACTTGTGTTTCGCAGcattatttgtattattatgctaatTAGCTCTCTGTCGCCATAATTCATGCTTAGTGTCGGTGTTAAACTTTCAGAAATCCAGAATGGAATTCACTCCCTACCCTTTCGTATACTCACATATCTCGCATATTGGTTAGATTCGCAAAGGCTCGTCCATGGATGTGGGTGATGAGGTTGTGCTGGAGATCGCTGTGGAGAGACAGGAGAAttggttaaaaataaaaatcatagaAAGTATTTTGTAGTCGGGGGTCATACATTTCACtttta is from Drosophila suzukii chromosome 3, CBGP_Dsuzu_IsoJpt1.0, whole genome shotgun sequence and encodes:
- the LOC108019980 gene encoding zinc finger protein 73, translated to MINIPQMDPQKIKVGKTLTFTIRKRATEVRGHLVSQEVSFSGGASFLELINCCRLCLEEPHPNQMLDMSSIYDQEAELSYYDCYEICTKEDLRQTPSHEPRTLCKRCAVELHWAYDFHKKVSIANQQLREIFESTKSCEQEVPEEEDEEDMSKEFPLEEIEEKQGDQDDPESSNALATLEGIVPRHRHSGEFTCKYCHKVFKNHSRMSKHQLIHLGTRPHFECSQCDKVYLTKQALKVHVDSKHRQAGVRCDTCGKVFAIAKALEIHKRFHNKDFPYACDLCDRRFAQRSHLTVHQQVKHTGSRFICEFPDCQKSFTSSSSLRNHECTHTAMPFECSHCQQSFPARNKLKAHLERKHNMVVELEDLEEMRKFHMVRSKLVMAKVYTGHEQLDNSGKKKTDGASN
- the LOC108019979 gene encoding uncharacterized protein; the encoded protein is MEQHFEPETTVKSTETDILHPDDAQYIWLPFAVLVGIFVLAALVYVMSRSRCRVSLDCLRRRKAPRSGYINVDEEDSDVPMACGDELGDHQITASLLSGRLHIQDEPSNASIA
- the Idh3g gene encoding isocitrate dehydrogenase [NAD] subunit gamma, mitochondrial isoform X2 — encoded protein: MALRLSQRLLQTQTPFLTRGYPLLVTKEKSEDVAHTKSALQKKVTGTDIPSAQYGGRHAVTMLPGGGIGPELMGYVREIFRYCGAPIDFEVIDIDPSTEGNDDLDYAITSIKRNGVALKGNIETKSQTLSEVSRNVAIRNELDLYVNVVHCKSYPGIPARHHDIDVVLIRQNTDGEYAMLEHESVPGIVESMKVVTVDNAERVARYAFEYARQNNRKKVTTIHKANIMKLSDGLFLEVANRVHKDYPELEHNNMIIDNTCMQSVSNPHQFDVMNMTNLYGTIVSNVLCGLMGGAGLISGRNYGDHYAIFEPGTRNTGTAIAGKNIANPVAMINASVDMLNHLGHKEHANVIQEAVYQTIVNDAIRTPDVGGTHSSTDVVENILKILSAKRVN
- the Lgr3 gene encoding relaxin receptor 2, whose protein sequence is MVYGRSIAVGVCLMTIVLLLAAGIFYLSLGPCPTGSFACDNGTLCVPRRQMCDNRHDCADSSDENPVECGLLYGSKEIADKIVRNAIERKQQRLSSSASNSSGVDLSPPAVPRNQSLTLNMTCDIVTYPKTCQCGQRTIIYCGRFAKLRRFPRISSEVTNLIIIRNNVTLKDNVFANLTRLQKLTLKYNNISRVPLGSFSGLFHLERLELSHNNISHLPHDALKGLDSLQWLFLVNNQLHHLPMEQLRLFRRLEWLVLSRNRLTLRNVQLPKIPSLYEVYLDFNRIEYIGEQTFSQLDNLHLLDLQHNLITHIHGRAFANLTNMRDIRLVGNPIKELSGETFLHNTRLEALSLAQMPIHISRSLMEPLNISFLNLTGIRYDHIDFTAINAMRNLKYIIYDRFFYCSMTPRVRMCKPSTDGVSSFQDLLSKPVLRYSAWVMATLTIAGNVLVLWGRFIYRDENVAVTMVIRNLALADMLMGFYLVTIGVQDYRYRNEYYKVVLDWISSWQCTVIGTLAVSSSEVSMLILAFMSLERFLLIADPFRGHRSIGSRVMWLSLICIWITGVGLAVVPVLLWRTSTLPYYGSYSGTCFPLHIHEAFPMGWLYSAFVFLGVNLLLLVMIAMLYTALLISIWRTRSATPLTLLDCEFAVRFFFIVLTDFLCWVPIIVMKIWVFFNYNISDDIYAWLVVFVLPLNSAVNPLLYTFTTPKYRNQIFLRGWKKITSRKRAEAGNGNVATTTTGTATGSSQHPDDSTALAKAMPLALTLSN
- the Idh3g gene encoding isocitrate dehydrogenase [NAD] subunit gamma, mitochondrial isoform X1, with the protein product MALRLSQRLLQTQTPFLTRGYPLLVTKEKSEDVAHTKSALQKKVTGTDIPSAQYGGRHAVTMLPGGGIGPELMGYVREIFRYCGAPIDFEVIDIDPSTEGNDDLDYAITSIKRNGVALKGNIETKSQTLSEVSRNVAIRNELDLYVNVVHCKSYPGIPARHHDIDVVLIRQNTDGEYAMLEHESVPGIVESMKVVTVDNAERVARYAFEYARQNNRKKVTTIHKANIMKLSDGLFLEVANRVHKDYPELEHNNMIIDNTCMQSVSNPHQFDVMNMTNLYGTIVSNVLCGLMGGAGLISGRNYGDHYAIFEPGTRNTGTAIAGKNIANPVAMINASVDMLNHLGHKEHANVIQEAVYQTIVNDAIRTPDVGGTHSSTDVVENILKILSAKRVNWPHGNYFSQV
- the LOC108019978 gene encoding S-adenosylmethionine mitochondrial carrier protein homolog — protein: MAAELGLDSAAGSLEIGMQEPVNKLKFLHALVAGGVAGMVVDIALFPIDTVKTRLQSELGFWRAGGFRGIYKGLAPAAAGSAPTAALFFCTYECGKQFLSSLTQTKDSPYVHMAAASAAEVLACLIRVPVEIAKQRSQTLLGNKQSGLQILLRAYRTEGLQRGLYRGFGSTIMREIPFSLIQFPLWEYFKLQWTPLTGYESTPLSVALCGAVAGGISAGLTTPLDVVKTRIMLAERESLNRRRSARSILHGIYLERGFGGLFAGFVPRVMWITLGGAFFFGFYDLTTRILGATSTDH